A region from the Andrena cerasifolii isolate SP2316 chromosome 9, iyAndCera1_principal, whole genome shotgun sequence genome encodes:
- the Vps45 gene encoding vacuolar protein sorting 45 isoform X2 has translation MNLFVALKFYIRRMTEESGPGMKVLLMDKQTTSIVSLLYSQSEIFMKEVYLFERIDANVRNEGLKHLKCIVFVRPTKENVEHLCNELRCPKYGTYYVCLLWNPIHLHRTLLGIISVLLSVKKCPYIRYQSSSEMTKRLAEKIREVLSKESSSFEFRQESSPLLLILDRRDDPVTPLLNQWTYQAMVHELLTINNNRVNLSHVKSISKELKEVVLSAEHDEFYATNLYHNFGEIGQTIKELMDEFQRKAKKNQKVESIADMKTFVETYPLFKKLSGTVSKHVTVVGELSSLVENHNLLQVSELEQELSCQSDHSIQLQKIKELINNQHIREMDSVRLVMLYALHYEKHANNDISGLLSLLKNKGVSEKYIKLVYSILQYSGINTRQSNLFDRESVAKITKKLFKGLSGVDNIYTQHTPLLNETLEDLIKGKLSSQTFPYLGNTIISKRPQDVIVFMIGGTTYEESLNVYNLNKQNSGIKIILGGTTIHNSHSFLEEVQYATAGILSKYKNNN, from the exons ATGAATTTGTTTGttgctttaaaattttatatcagGAGAATGACAGAAGAAAGTGGCCCTGGCATGAAAGTTCTTTTAATGGATAAGCAGACG ACAAGTATCGTGAGTTTATTGTATAGTCAATCAGAAATATTCATGAAGGAAGTCTACCTTTTTGAGAGAATTGACGCAAATGTTCGTAACGAAGGATTAAAACATTTGAAGTGTATAGTTTTCGTAAGACCAACGAAAGAGAATGTTGAACATCTTTGTAACGAGTTACGATGTCCCAAATATGGTACATATTACGTTT GTTTGCTATGGAATCCAATACACTTGCATCGAACTCTTCTAGGCATAATTTCTGTCTTATTATCAGTTAAAAAGTGTCCCTATATACGTTACCAAAGCAGCTCTGAAATGACAAAGAGATTGGCAGAAAAGATACGAGAAGTTTTAAGTAAAGAATCAAGTTCCTTCGAATTCAGACAGGAGTCAAGTCCACTTCTACTTATACTTGACAGAAGAGATGATCCCGTTACACCTTTATTAAATCAGTGGACGTATCAGGCAATGGTTCATGAACTATTGACTATTAACAATAATCGTGTTAATTTGTCACACGTAAAAAGTATTTCAAAAGAATTAAAGGAAGTTGTTCTCAGTGCAGAACATGATGAATTTTATGCAACT AATTTATATCACAATTTTGGTGAAATTGGGCAAACAATAAAAGAATTGATGGATGAATTTCAAAGAAAAGCTAAGAAAAATCAAAAGGTAGAAAGTATAGCTGATATGAAAACTTTTGTAGAAACTTATCCTCTGTTTAAAAAACTTTCTGGAACTGTATCCAAACATGTAACAGTAGTTGGAGAACTTTCTTCACTGGTGGAGAATCATAACTTATTACAAGTATCAGAATTGGAGCAAGAACTAAGTTGTCAAAGCGATCATTCAATTCAG cTGCAAAAGATAAAAGAACTTATTAATAATCAACACATTCGAGAAATGGATAGTGTGAGATTGGTAATGTTGTATGCACTTCATTATGAAAAACACGCAAATAATGATATTAGCGGTTTATTGagcttattgaaaaacaaaggagtttcagaaaaatatattaag CTTGTGTACAGCATACTACAATATAGTGGAATTAATACACGGCAAAGCAATTTATTTGATCGTGAATCAGTAGCCAAgattactaaaaaattattcaaaggtTTAAGTGGAGTGGATAATATATATACTCAACACACACCTTTATTGAATGAAACGCTTGAAGATTTAATAAAAGGAAAGCTCAGTTCACAAACATTTCCCTATCTCGGAAATACGATAATATCGAAAAG gccCCAAGATGTAATTGTTTTTATGATTGGAGGAACAACTTATGAAGAAAGCCTGAAcgtatataatttaaataaacaaaattcaggAATAAAAATTATCTTGGGGGGTACTACTATTCACAATTCTCACAGTTTTTTGGAAGAAGTTCAGTATGCTACAGCGGGTATtttatcaaaatataaaaataataattaa
- the LOC143373547 gene encoding vacuole membrane protein 1 isoform X1, with protein MVRRKIDGKRSTASSEGVATVIKNPDGIFVHMDRRDSMSTTTVMPSSQFTHKPLKGLLKERHSPIAGNRTNMVNQLGDMLENTTAIQRVKDSTPVNGAQQNIREKKSAKAFTEDLNTSNEFCIDSEYLTLWQHPITTLNYFFHELFINILSLGKKTLHYRKTVWSIVSIIILFLILSRVVGPHQQILRAWETKVIWWLYWIGLGVLSSVGLGTGLHTFVLYLGPHIAAVTMAAYECGALNFPEPPYPDQIICPTTIDTMWTAGILNIMRKVRIEAMLWGAGTALGELPPYFMARAARTSRQNNKNEKFDQEDLKELEALEALENGENVSLLIRIKLSMKHFVQKAGFWGILACASIPNPLFDLAGLTCGHYLIPFWTFFGATLIGKAVVKMHIQQLAVIIAFNEELLDKFIKLLAIVPYIGSKFQEPLKKYLIQQKQKLHDKTSADSATTISWLFDKFVMLMVCYFLVTIIHALARNYHRKRTKQSTD; from the exons ATGGTGAGAAGAAAAATAGATGGGAAGAGGAGCACTGCCTCCAGTGAAGGTGTTGCCACTGTCATAAAGAATCCTGACGGTATCTTTGTTCACATGGACAGGAGAGATTCAATGAGTACTACAACAGTGATGCCTTCCTCACAATTTACACATAAACCACTTAAAGGCTTGCTAAAAGAACGTCACTCACCCATTGCAGGGAACAGGACAAATATG GTTAATCAGTTGGGAGATATGTTGGAAAATACCACTGCCATTCAACGTGTGAAGGATTCCACTCCTGTTAATGGCGCTCAACAAAacataagagaaaaaaaatcagctaAAGCATTTACAGAAGATCTGAATACTTCGAATGAATTTTGTATAGATTCTGAATACTTAACACTATGGCAGCATCCGATTACTACATTGAATTACTTCTTCCATGAactctttattaatatattgagCTTAGGAAAAAAGACATTACATTATAGAAAAACAGTGTGGAGCATAGTATCAATAATTATATTGTTTCTGATATTGAGCAGAGTTGTCGGCCCACATCAAcag ATTTTAAGAGCATGGGAAACAAAAGTGATATGGTGGTTATATTGGATAGGTTTAGGCGTTCTTTCAAGTGTAGGTCTGGGTACCGGCTTACATACTTTTGTACTTTATTTAGGACCACATATAGCAGCTGTTACAATGGCCGCATATGAATGCGGTGCTCTTAACTTTCCTGAACCACCATATCCTGATCAAATAATATGTCCAACAACAATTGACACAATGTGGACTGCtggtatattaaatattatgagAAAAGTGCGTATAGAAGCTATGCTTTGGGGTGCAGGTACTGCCCTCGGTGAATTACCACCATATTTTATGGCTAGAGCTGCTCGTACTAGCcggcaaaataataaaaatgagaaATTTGATCaagaagatttgaaagagtTGGAAGCTTTAGAAGCTTTAGAAAATGGAGAAAACGTATCGTTACTCATACGTATAAAATTAAGTATGAAACATTTTGTGCAGAAAGCAGGTTTTTGGGGAATTCTCGCTTGTGCTTCG attcCCAATCCATTATTTGATCTTGCTGGTTTAACGTGTGGTCATTATTTAATTCCCTTTTGGACATTCTTTGGCGCAACACTTATAGGGAAAGCTGTTGTAAAAATGCACATTCAACAACTTGCAGTAATTATAGCTTTTAATGAGGAACTTTTAGATAAATTTATCAAGTTATTGGCAATTGTACCATACATCGGTTCAAAATTTCAAGAACCATTGAAAAAGTATCTTATTCAACAAAAACAGAAATTACACGACAAAACATCTGCG GATAGTGCCACAACAATTTCATGGTTATTTGATAAGTTTGTAATGTTGATGGTATGTTACTTTTTAGTAACAATTATTCATGCATTGGCAAGGAATTATCATCGTAAGCGAACTAAGCAATCTACAGATTAA
- the LOC143372814 gene encoding metaxin-1, with protein sequence MEIFELDIWKGDWGLPSVDTECLQVLVYAKFNDIPLKVNTSGNPFRTPNGRLPVLRSHSRTLDAVKDIIEYFRENGYNTEYNLTRKECAKVVAYETLLKEKLYPALQFIWWIDKKNVDELVRPWYCKALPFPFNLYYPGKFEQQARSIFETLYSTADTIAVVENQVYSEAQKCLTLLSTRLDNSKYFFGLKPSVLDAIIYSYLAPLLKAPLPNPALQNHLKACTNLVKYISRISQKYFANEYVEYKQQKAKEHAQKIRRDSETEFPNKRRNQVFAGLFAASVMAGYAFSTGIVEVPLKENGVSDAHADYMLEDENTE encoded by the exons ATGGAGATATTTGAATTAGATATATGGAAAGGTGATTGGGGTCTGCCATCAGTTGACACGGAATGTTTACAAGTTCTG GTTTATGCTAAATTTAATGACATACCTTTGAAAGTAAATACTTCCGGCAATCCATTTAGAACGCCGAATGGTCGATTACCTGTACTAAGGAGTCATAGCCGTACATTGGATGCAGTGAAAGATATTATCGAATATTTTAGGGAAAATGGTTACAATACTGAGTATAATTTAACTCGGAAAGAGTGCGCGAAAGTTGTGGCTTATGAGacactgttaaaagaaaaactgTATCCTGCGTTACAATTCATTTG GTGGATAGATAAGAAAAATGTAGATGAATTAGTAAGACCATGGTATTGTAAAGcactcccgttcccattcaATTTATATTATCCAGGAAAATTTGAACAACAAGCGCGTAGTATATTTGAAACTTTGTATAGTACAGCAGATACTATAGCTGTCGTAGAAAACCAG GTATATTCTGAAGCACAGAAATGTTTGACTCTATTATCTACAAGACTGGATAATTCAAAGTATTTCTTTGGCCTAAAACCTAGTGTACTAGATGCCATTATATATTCTTATTTGGCCCCACTACTGAAAGCTCCTTTACCAAACCCAGCTTTGCAAAATCATTTAAAGGCTTGTACGAATTTAGTGAAATATATATCACGTATATCGCAAAAGTACTTTGCAAATGAATATGTTGAGTATAAACAACAGAAAGCTAAAGAACATGCTCAGAAAATAAGAAGAGACTCAGAGACTGAATTTcctaataaaagaagaaatcaAGTTTTTGCTGGACTATTTGCTGCCTCGGTAATGGCAGGTTACGCATTTTCAACTGGAATAGTAGAG GTGCCCCTGAAGGAGAATGGAGTTTCCGATGCACATGCAGATTATATGTTGGAGGATGAAAACACTGAATAA
- the Hacd2 gene encoding 3-hydroxyacyl-CoA dehydratase 2 encodes MADILTPFVYWAQTESQITLKVDLTDVKGLSVDMEERKLRVAAHGQGARGLNNYGFNLDLHSSINTEQSNYKVIDRQVEFILKKKCVAWWPRLISQPQKPSWLKIDFDKWTSEDLEDNEDEKRDICSDYPGMYDKLHKEEFGYKKEDFKKVYLIIYNLCQFVGFIYILIVMGIMYSRDGPASMKETYIAVGNPMKFIQLLQFLEVMHSLFGYTRSSTLVSLLQVGGRAFILFGMIEAEPRMQTKPVIFYLFLVWSIVEIVRYPYYLTQLLKVEVSILTWLRYTIWMPLYPLGFLCEGIIILRNIPYFEETQKFTYSLPNSWNFAFHFPSFLKIYLLIFCLPLIYMLMTRMNQIRYKKLGKSKLRKKNV; translated from the exons atggcagATATATTAACTCCATTTGTATATTGGGCTCAAACAGAAAGTCAAATTACCTTGAAGGTAGATTTGACTGATGTTAAG GGTCTTAGTGTCGATATGGAAGAAAGAAAGTTACGAGTTGCTGCTCACGGACAAGGTGCCAGAGGTCTGAATAATTATGGATTTAATCTTGATTTGCATTCATCTATCAACACTGAG CAAAGTAATTATAAAGTGATAGATCGTCAGGTTGAGTTtatattgaagaaaaaatgcGTTGCTTGGTGGCCAAGATTAATCAGTCAACCACAAAAGCCATCATGGTTGAAGATTGACTTTGATAAATGGACAAGTGAGGATTTAGAAGACAATGAAGATGAAAAACGTGATATATGTAGTGATTATCCTGGCATGTACGATAAACTACATAAAGAAGAATTTGGTTATAAAAAAG AGGATTTCAAGAAAgtctatttaattatttataacctTTGTCAATTCGTtggttttatttatattcttatcGTAATGGGAATAATGTACTCGCGAGATGGGCCAG cttcCATGAAAGAAACGTATATAGCTGTTGGCAATCCCATGAAATTTATACAACTTTTGCAGTTTTTAGAAGTTATGCATTCATTATTTGGTTATACTAGGAGTAGTACGCTAGTATCACTTTTACAAGTAGGAGGCAgagcatttattttatttggtaTGATTGAAGCTGAACCACGTATGCAAACTAAACctgttattttttatctttttcttgtTTGGAGTATAGTGGAAATAGTTAGATATCCATATTATCTAACACAATTACTGAAAGTGGAAGTTTCAATCTTAACATGGTTAAGGTATACAATATGGATGCCCCTATATCCTTTAGGATTTCTCTGTGAAGGAATcataatattaagaaatattccaTATTTTGAGGAGACCCAAAAATTTACTTATTCGTTACCAAATTCTTGGAattttgcattccattttccatctttcttaaaaatatacttGCTTATATTTTGTTTACCTCTTATATACATGTTAATGACCCGCATGAATCAAATACGATATAAAAAACTTGGAAAGTCTAagctaagaaaaaaaaatgtatga
- the Znt63c gene encoding solute carrier family 30 member 1 isoform X3: protein MGRYTGKKCRLMTMLWLTALFFLVEIVVGYVTNSMALIADSFHMLSDVAALVVAFLSVKMSPKKWSKNTFGWARAEVLGALVNAVFLVALCFSITVEACKRFIEVEEIHEAKLLVAVGALGLLVNVIGLCLFHEHGNSHTHTHGISRSHNRLSTLVGTDDNENDEAYRPSTPQVKRTHGHSHDASQMNMRGVFLHVLSDALGSVIVIVSALIVWLTKWEYRFYIDPALSLLLVILILRSVWPLLQESALILLQTVPTHIQVDAIQQRLLENVDGVLAVHEFHVWQLAGDRIIASAHIRCRNLSEYMKIAERVKEFFHNEGIHSTTIQPEFIDYHSNSEIKEPPTEDCVLDCPKTDKPCNHATCCGASKQYNSKRDTNSRSTCPKSKCLGRCLEAIKSDSNTVIGS, encoded by the exons ATGGGTCGTTATACAGGAAAGAAGTGCCGACTCATGACAATGTTATGGCTCACTGCTCTATTTTTCTTGGTAGAAATAGTAGTGGGTTATGTAACTAACTCTATGGCTTTAATAGCTGACAGTTTTCACATGTTATCTGATGTCGCAGCATTGGTTGTTGCATTCCTGTCTGTAAAG ATGTCACCAAAGAAATGGTCTAAGAATACATTTGGTTGGGCCAGAGCAGAAGTTTTAGGTGCATTGGTAAATGCTGTTTTTTTAGTCGCATTGTGTTTTAGTATTACCGTGGAAGCATGTAAAAGATTTATTGAAGTAGAAGAAATACATGAAGCTAAATTACTTGTAGCAGTGGGAGCACTTGGGTTACTAGTGAATGTAATTGGATTGTGTTTATTTCATG AACATGGAAACTCTCATACACATACACATGGCATATCTCGAAGCCACAATAGACTTAGCACTTTAGTTGGAACAGATGATAACGAAAATGATGAAGCTTATAGACCATCAACACCTCAGGTGAAGAGGACACACGGTCATTCGCATGATGCAAGTCAGATGAACATGCGCGGTGTGTTTCTTCATGTGCTCTCTGACGCATTAGGATCTGTTATTGTAATAGTGTCTGCTTTAATTGTTTGGTTGACAAAGTGGGAATACAG ATTTTATATTGATCCTGCTCTTTCACTTTTGTTGGTTATTCTCATTCTGCGATCAGTGTGGCCATTGCTGCAAGAATCTGCGTTGATTCTTTTACAAACTGTACCAACACATATTCAG GTGGATGCTATTCAACAACGTTTGTTAGAAAATGTTGATGGTGTATTGGCTGTACACGAATTTCATGTGTGGCAATTGGCTGGTGACCGTATAATTGCTTCAGCACATATAAGATGCAGGAACTTGTCGGAATATATGAAAATTGCCGAACGAGTGAAAGAATTTTTTCATAATGAAGGCATACATTCTACTACGATACAACCCGAATTTATTGAC TACCATTCTAACAGCGAAATTAAGGAACCACCTACCGAGGATTGTGTATTGGATTGCCCAAAGACTGATAAGCCTTGTAATCATGCAACATGTTGTGGTGCCTCCAAACAG TATAACTCGAAGAGAGATACAAATTCCCGCTCTACCTGCCCTAAATCAAAATGTCTTGGACGATGCTTAGAAGCTATTAAATCAGATTCAAATACAGTTATAG
- the Vps45 gene encoding vacuolar protein sorting 45 isoform X1, translating to MNLFVALKFYIRRMTEESGPGMKVLLMDKQTTSIVSLLYSQSEIFMKEVYLFERIDANVRNEGLKHLKCIVFVRPTKENVEHLCNELRCPKYGTYYVYFSNIIAKSDIKLLAESDEQEVVKEVHEYYADYLAISPHLFSLGIIGCSQGLLWNPIHLHRTLLGIISVLLSVKKCPYIRYQSSSEMTKRLAEKIREVLSKESSSFEFRQESSPLLLILDRRDDPVTPLLNQWTYQAMVHELLTINNNRVNLSHVKSISKELKEVVLSAEHDEFYATNLYHNFGEIGQTIKELMDEFQRKAKKNQKVESIADMKTFVETYPLFKKLSGTVSKHVTVVGELSSLVENHNLLQVSELEQELSCQSDHSIQLQKIKELINNQHIREMDSVRLVMLYALHYEKHANNDISGLLSLLKNKGVSEKYIKLVYSILQYSGINTRQSNLFDRESVAKITKKLFKGLSGVDNIYTQHTPLLNETLEDLIKGKLSSQTFPYLGNTIISKRPQDVIVFMIGGTTYEESLNVYNLNKQNSGIKIILGGTTIHNSHSFLEEVQYATAGILSKYKNNN from the exons ATGAATTTGTTTGttgctttaaaattttatatcagGAGAATGACAGAAGAAAGTGGCCCTGGCATGAAAGTTCTTTTAATGGATAAGCAGACG ACAAGTATCGTGAGTTTATTGTATAGTCAATCAGAAATATTCATGAAGGAAGTCTACCTTTTTGAGAGAATTGACGCAAATGTTCGTAACGAAGGATTAAAACATTTGAAGTGTATAGTTTTCGTAAGACCAACGAAAGAGAATGTTGAACATCTTTGTAACGAGTTACGATGTCCCAAATATGGTACATATTACGTTT ATTTCAGTAATATTATTGCGAAGTCTGATATTAAACTGTTGGCTGAAAGCGACGAACAAGAAGTTGTGAAAGAAGTTCATGAGTACTATGCAGACTACTTAGCAATTAGTCCACATTTATTTTCACTTGGAATTATTGGATGTTCACAAG GTTTGCTATGGAATCCAATACACTTGCATCGAACTCTTCTAGGCATAATTTCTGTCTTATTATCAGTTAAAAAGTGTCCCTATATACGTTACCAAAGCAGCTCTGAAATGACAAAGAGATTGGCAGAAAAGATACGAGAAGTTTTAAGTAAAGAATCAAGTTCCTTCGAATTCAGACAGGAGTCAAGTCCACTTCTACTTATACTTGACAGAAGAGATGATCCCGTTACACCTTTATTAAATCAGTGGACGTATCAGGCAATGGTTCATGAACTATTGACTATTAACAATAATCGTGTTAATTTGTCACACGTAAAAAGTATTTCAAAAGAATTAAAGGAAGTTGTTCTCAGTGCAGAACATGATGAATTTTATGCAACT AATTTATATCACAATTTTGGTGAAATTGGGCAAACAATAAAAGAATTGATGGATGAATTTCAAAGAAAAGCTAAGAAAAATCAAAAGGTAGAAAGTATAGCTGATATGAAAACTTTTGTAGAAACTTATCCTCTGTTTAAAAAACTTTCTGGAACTGTATCCAAACATGTAACAGTAGTTGGAGAACTTTCTTCACTGGTGGAGAATCATAACTTATTACAAGTATCAGAATTGGAGCAAGAACTAAGTTGTCAAAGCGATCATTCAATTCAG cTGCAAAAGATAAAAGAACTTATTAATAATCAACACATTCGAGAAATGGATAGTGTGAGATTGGTAATGTTGTATGCACTTCATTATGAAAAACACGCAAATAATGATATTAGCGGTTTATTGagcttattgaaaaacaaaggagtttcagaaaaatatattaag CTTGTGTACAGCATACTACAATATAGTGGAATTAATACACGGCAAAGCAATTTATTTGATCGTGAATCAGTAGCCAAgattactaaaaaattattcaaaggtTTAAGTGGAGTGGATAATATATATACTCAACACACACCTTTATTGAATGAAACGCTTGAAGATTTAATAAAAGGAAAGCTCAGTTCACAAACATTTCCCTATCTCGGAAATACGATAATATCGAAAAG gccCCAAGATGTAATTGTTTTTATGATTGGAGGAACAACTTATGAAGAAAGCCTGAAcgtatataatttaaataaacaaaattcaggAATAAAAATTATCTTGGGGGGTACTACTATTCACAATTCTCACAGTTTTTTGGAAGAAGTTCAGTATGCTACAGCGGGTATtttatcaaaatataaaaataataattaa
- the Znt63c gene encoding solute carrier family 30 member 1 isoform X2, whose translation MGRYTGKKCRLMTMLWLTALFFLVEIVVGYVTNSMALIADSFHMLSDVAALVVAFLSVKMSPKKWSKNTFGWARAEVLGALVNAVFLVALCFSITVEACKRFIEVEEIHEAKLLVAVGALGLLVNVIGLCLFHEHGNSHTHTHGISRSHNRLSTLVGTDDNENDEAYRPSTPQVKRTHGHSHDASQMNMRGVFLHVLSDALGSVIVIVSALIVWLTKWEYRFYIDPALSLLLVILILRSVWPLLQESALILLQTVPTHIQVDAIQQRLLENVDGVLAVHEFHVWQLAGDRIIASAHIRCRNLSEYMKIAERVKEFFHNEGIHSTTIQPEFIDYHSNSEIKEPPTEDCVLDCPKTDKPCNHATCCGASKQYNSKRDTNSRSTCPKSKCLGRCLEAIKSDSNTVIEVQGQWVPSGQPGHLCRLWHCIPQGSYLS comes from the exons ATGGGTCGTTATACAGGAAAGAAGTGCCGACTCATGACAATGTTATGGCTCACTGCTCTATTTTTCTTGGTAGAAATAGTAGTGGGTTATGTAACTAACTCTATGGCTTTAATAGCTGACAGTTTTCACATGTTATCTGATGTCGCAGCATTGGTTGTTGCATTCCTGTCTGTAAAG ATGTCACCAAAGAAATGGTCTAAGAATACATTTGGTTGGGCCAGAGCAGAAGTTTTAGGTGCATTGGTAAATGCTGTTTTTTTAGTCGCATTGTGTTTTAGTATTACCGTGGAAGCATGTAAAAGATTTATTGAAGTAGAAGAAATACATGAAGCTAAATTACTTGTAGCAGTGGGAGCACTTGGGTTACTAGTGAATGTAATTGGATTGTGTTTATTTCATG AACATGGAAACTCTCATACACATACACATGGCATATCTCGAAGCCACAATAGACTTAGCACTTTAGTTGGAACAGATGATAACGAAAATGATGAAGCTTATAGACCATCAACACCTCAGGTGAAGAGGACACACGGTCATTCGCATGATGCAAGTCAGATGAACATGCGCGGTGTGTTTCTTCATGTGCTCTCTGACGCATTAGGATCTGTTATTGTAATAGTGTCTGCTTTAATTGTTTGGTTGACAAAGTGGGAATACAG ATTTTATATTGATCCTGCTCTTTCACTTTTGTTGGTTATTCTCATTCTGCGATCAGTGTGGCCATTGCTGCAAGAATCTGCGTTGATTCTTTTACAAACTGTACCAACACATATTCAG GTGGATGCTATTCAACAACGTTTGTTAGAAAATGTTGATGGTGTATTGGCTGTACACGAATTTCATGTGTGGCAATTGGCTGGTGACCGTATAATTGCTTCAGCACATATAAGATGCAGGAACTTGTCGGAATATATGAAAATTGCCGAACGAGTGAAAGAATTTTTTCATAATGAAGGCATACATTCTACTACGATACAACCCGAATTTATTGAC TACCATTCTAACAGCGAAATTAAGGAACCACCTACCGAGGATTGTGTATTGGATTGCCCAAAGACTGATAAGCCTTGTAATCATGCAACATGTTGTGGTGCCTCCAAACAG TATAACTCGAAGAGAGATACAAATTCCCGCTCTACCTGCCCTAAATCAAAATGTCTTGGACGATGCTTAGAAGCTATTAAATCAGATTCAAATACAGTTATAG AAGTGCAAGGGCAGTGGGTCCCCAGTGGTCAACCCGGTCACCTGTGCCGATTGTGGCATTGCATCCCACAAGGGTCCTACCTGTCTTAG
- the LOC143373547 gene encoding vacuole membrane protein 1 isoform X2, producing MLENTTAIQRVKDSTPVNGAQQNIREKKSAKAFTEDLNTSNEFCIDSEYLTLWQHPITTLNYFFHELFINILSLGKKTLHYRKTVWSIVSIIILFLILSRVVGPHQQILRAWETKVIWWLYWIGLGVLSSVGLGTGLHTFVLYLGPHIAAVTMAAYECGALNFPEPPYPDQIICPTTIDTMWTAGILNIMRKVRIEAMLWGAGTALGELPPYFMARAARTSRQNNKNEKFDQEDLKELEALEALENGENVSLLIRIKLSMKHFVQKAGFWGILACASIPNPLFDLAGLTCGHYLIPFWTFFGATLIGKAVVKMHIQQLAVIIAFNEELLDKFIKLLAIVPYIGSKFQEPLKKYLIQQKQKLHDKTSADSATTISWLFDKFVMLMVCYFLVTIIHALARNYHRKRTKQSTD from the exons ATGTTGGAAAATACCACTGCCATTCAACGTGTGAAGGATTCCACTCCTGTTAATGGCGCTCAACAAAacataagagaaaaaaaatcagctaAAGCATTTACAGAAGATCTGAATACTTCGAATGAATTTTGTATAGATTCTGAATACTTAACACTATGGCAGCATCCGATTACTACATTGAATTACTTCTTCCATGAactctttattaatatattgagCTTAGGAAAAAAGACATTACATTATAGAAAAACAGTGTGGAGCATAGTATCAATAATTATATTGTTTCTGATATTGAGCAGAGTTGTCGGCCCACATCAAcag ATTTTAAGAGCATGGGAAACAAAAGTGATATGGTGGTTATATTGGATAGGTTTAGGCGTTCTTTCAAGTGTAGGTCTGGGTACCGGCTTACATACTTTTGTACTTTATTTAGGACCACATATAGCAGCTGTTACAATGGCCGCATATGAATGCGGTGCTCTTAACTTTCCTGAACCACCATATCCTGATCAAATAATATGTCCAACAACAATTGACACAATGTGGACTGCtggtatattaaatattatgagAAAAGTGCGTATAGAAGCTATGCTTTGGGGTGCAGGTACTGCCCTCGGTGAATTACCACCATATTTTATGGCTAGAGCTGCTCGTACTAGCcggcaaaataataaaaatgagaaATTTGATCaagaagatttgaaagagtTGGAAGCTTTAGAAGCTTTAGAAAATGGAGAAAACGTATCGTTACTCATACGTATAAAATTAAGTATGAAACATTTTGTGCAGAAAGCAGGTTTTTGGGGAATTCTCGCTTGTGCTTCG attcCCAATCCATTATTTGATCTTGCTGGTTTAACGTGTGGTCATTATTTAATTCCCTTTTGGACATTCTTTGGCGCAACACTTATAGGGAAAGCTGTTGTAAAAATGCACATTCAACAACTTGCAGTAATTATAGCTTTTAATGAGGAACTTTTAGATAAATTTATCAAGTTATTGGCAATTGTACCATACATCGGTTCAAAATTTCAAGAACCATTGAAAAAGTATCTTATTCAACAAAAACAGAAATTACACGACAAAACATCTGCG GATAGTGCCACAACAATTTCATGGTTATTTGATAAGTTTGTAATGTTGATGGTATGTTACTTTTTAGTAACAATTATTCATGCATTGGCAAGGAATTATCATCGTAAGCGAACTAAGCAATCTACAGATTAA